The following are from one region of the Paenibacillus bovis genome:
- a CDS encoding ABC transporter permease, whose amino-acid sequence MESSAKPGRSGAHSVDTGKQSVSRTRWEHIRKNSFLYLLLAPALLLTILFKYVPMYGAVIAFKDFSPIRGIMHSDWVGFKHFEKFLTSPNFEVIFMNTLKLSAFGLICGFPIPILLALMLNQVRRKGIKKNIQLFLYAPNFVSVIVIAGMLFIFLSPTGPINQIVSWISGQPLMFMTDPEYFRWVYILSDIWATAGWASIIYVAALANVDPELHNAASLDGASLLRRIWHIDLPTIKPIMAIVFILAAGGIMSIGFEKAYLLQTSMNLPSSEIIATYVYKIGLQSGDYAYSAAVGLFNSLINVILLLGVNFIVKKLNDNEGLY is encoded by the coding sequence ATGGAAAGTTCAGCAAAACCCGGCCGATCGGGCGCACACTCTGTGGATACAGGCAAGCAGTCGGTCAGCAGAACACGCTGGGAGCATATCCGGAAAAATAGTTTTTTGTACCTGCTGCTGGCTCCGGCGCTGCTTCTGACAATTTTGTTCAAGTATGTGCCGATGTATGGGGCAGTCATTGCCTTCAAGGATTTCAGTCCGATCCGGGGGATTATGCACAGTGACTGGGTAGGATTCAAGCATTTTGAGAAATTTCTGACTTCGCCCAATTTTGAAGTGATTTTTATGAATACGCTTAAATTAAGTGCGTTTGGTCTGATATGCGGGTTTCCGATTCCGATTCTGCTGGCGCTGATGCTCAATCAGGTACGCCGCAAAGGAATCAAGAAAAATATCCAGCTGTTTCTGTATGCGCCGAATTTTGTATCGGTCATCGTTATTGCCGGGATGCTGTTTATTTTCCTGTCTCCAACTGGGCCGATCAATCAGATCGTCAGCTGGATCAGTGGGCAGCCGCTGATGTTCATGACCGATCCCGAGTATTTCCGCTGGGTATACATTCTGTCCGATATCTGGGCGACCGCAGGCTGGGCATCTATCATCTATGTAGCGGCGCTCGCTAATGTAGACCCCGAGCTGCATAATGCAGCCAGTCTGGATGGAGCAAGTCTGCTGCGGCGAATCTGGCATATTGATTTGCCGACGATCAAGCCGATTATGGCGATTGTATTTATTCTGGCAGCAGGCGGCATTATGTCGATCGGTTTTGAAAAGGCTTACTTGCTCCAGACTTCGATGAATCTGCCTTCCTCCGAGATTATTGCTACCTATGTATACAAGATTGGTCTGCAGTCAGGCGATTATGCCTACTCCGCTGCGGTTGGATTGTTTAACTCGCTGATCAACGTCATTCTGCTGCTTGGTGTGAATTTTATCGTGAAGAAGCTCAATGATAATGAAGGATTGTATTAG
- a CDS encoding ABC transporter permease produces MCCPAVIFFCIFAYLPMPGLYLAFVKYNYTDGIFGSPFVGWDNFKFLIMTGDLWRLTFNTVAYNLAFILLGNIAQITVAILLNEIRKKWFKKVSQTLMFLPYFISAVLVGLLAYNILSYDYGLLNGVLGALGMDPVKAYSEPHLWPFIIIITYLWQTTGYGSIIYFAAIMGLDTEIVEAAEIDGANAFQRIVHIVIPWLKPTFIILLLFSLGGILKGNFGLFFNLVGANNTALYASTDIIETYVFRSLMTNFNFSMGSAVSLYQSIFGFVVVLTANWIVKKVSPENSLF; encoded by the coding sequence ATGTGCTGTCCGGCTGTTATTTTCTTCTGTATATTTGCCTATTTACCGATGCCCGGCCTGTATCTGGCATTCGTCAAATACAATTATACAGATGGCATTTTTGGCAGTCCTTTTGTCGGATGGGATAACTTCAAATTCCTGATTATGACCGGTGATCTGTGGAGGCTGACTTTCAATACGGTTGCCTATAATCTGGCTTTTATCCTGCTTGGCAATATCGCGCAGATTACAGTTGCGATCCTGCTGAATGAAATCCGCAAAAAATGGTTCAAAAAAGTATCGCAGACACTGATGTTTTTGCCTTATTTCATCTCTGCCGTGCTGGTTGGCCTGCTGGCCTACAATATCCTCAGCTATGACTATGGTCTGCTGAACGGCGTACTGGGCGCACTCGGCATGGACCCTGTCAAAGCTTACTCGGAGCCGCACCTGTGGCCGTTTATCATTATTATTACGTATCTCTGGCAAACGACCGGTTACGGTTCGATTATCTACTTTGCCGCTATTATGGGACTGGATACAGAGATTGTGGAAGCCGCAGAGATCGATGGAGCGAATGCTTTTCAGCGTATTGTCCATATCGTGATTCCGTGGCTCAAACCGACATTCATTATTCTGCTGCTGTTCTCGCTCGGCGGTATTCTCAAAGGCAACTTTGGATTGTTTTTCAACTTGGTAGGTGCCAATAACACGGCATTGTACGCCAGCACCGATATTATCGAGACGTATGTATTCCGCTCGCTGATGACCAATTTCAACTTCTCGATGGGCAGCGCCGTCAGTCTGTATCAGTCCATATTCGGCTTTGTCGTCGTACTGACTGCCAACTGGATCGTCAAAAAAGTTTCCCCGGAAAACTCATTATTCTAG
- a CDS encoding sensor histidine kinase: MAMLALSLSANAREDQKFQRIDYWQVRWQAQNSFTSKPWNDDQNGYWTSSQLMKDGKPVNSSSAWIRIPLPELNWNTSGLLIRELQGKHVIVYLDDNKIYESRRGYAYEQNQLLLPLTREDSYKMIYIWVESAREKIGLTNGILIGDYQEILTTYVSSDLVDVVIGFSFIFVAFIMAFCSVFLRGRSRRMWVSLCIVILALGSVIVTYSPFLFTFYPDGDRLYALGFDISLFVLVPAFYEFFESVFGRGYRDMIHKLKRVQYFYSGFCVLALIANVLTHDRYFKIYYVISVLILGLFILAGLILFMIITIRYALQRNRAAIIFASGFTTFALITASELIWFYLEDGDYKLMLWKWGVIFFVISLIAIMGRVFAENQRQVLQYSQQLELFNNELQRSEKMDMISELAASVAHEVRNPLQVTRGFLQLTQMNTDDKGREHLRMALEELDRAANIITDFLTFAKPQFEKTETLNLYEEFQHIENIMRPLASLQGSVLQIQVPQHLQIRGNSSKFKQACINIIKNSIEAVHKEGYVRVWTIEHENHIELHIKDNGSGMTEEELARLGEPYFSNKTKGTGLGLMVTFRIIEAMDGSLEFCSKKGEGTEAILTFPIAARS, translated from the coding sequence TCCCAGTTAATGAAGGATGGCAAGCCGGTCAACAGCTCCTCCGCATGGATACGGATTCCGCTTCCAGAACTGAACTGGAACACCTCCGGCCTGCTGATCCGGGAACTGCAGGGCAAGCACGTTATCGTCTATCTGGACGACAACAAAATCTATGAATCACGCCGCGGTTACGCCTACGAGCAGAATCAGCTGCTGCTGCCGCTAACCCGCGAAGACTCCTATAAAATGATTTATATCTGGGTCGAATCTGCCCGGGAGAAAATTGGTCTGACCAATGGTATCCTGATCGGGGATTACCAGGAGATCCTGACCACTTATGTCAGCTCCGATCTGGTAGATGTGGTTATTGGATTTTCATTTATCTTTGTCGCTTTTATTATGGCCTTCTGCTCGGTGTTCCTGAGGGGACGCTCCCGCAGGATGTGGGTGAGTCTCTGTATCGTAATTCTGGCGCTGGGCAGTGTGATTGTGACCTATTCGCCGTTCCTGTTTACTTTTTATCCGGATGGGGACAGGCTGTACGCGCTTGGATTTGATATCAGCCTGTTTGTACTGGTGCCGGCATTTTATGAATTTTTCGAAAGTGTATTCGGCAGGGGCTACCGGGATATGATCCACAAGCTCAAACGGGTGCAGTACTTCTATTCGGGCTTCTGCGTATTGGCGCTGATCGCCAACGTACTCACCCATGACCGGTATTTCAAAATCTACTATGTGATATCCGTGCTTATCCTGGGATTGTTTATTCTGGCAGGGTTGATCCTGTTCATGATTATTACGATCCGGTATGCACTGCAGCGCAACCGGGCAGCGATTATTTTCGCTTCCGGATTTACCACTTTTGCGCTGATTACCGCCAGTGAGCTGATCTGGTTCTATCTGGAAGATGGGGATTACAAGCTGATGCTGTGGAAATGGGGCGTGATTTTCTTCGTGATCTCGCTGATCGCTATCATGGGCCGGGTATTTGCAGAGAATCAGCGGCAGGTGCTGCAGTATTCCCAGCAACTGGAGTTGTTCAATAATGAACTCCAGCGCTCCGAGAAAATGGATATGATCAGCGAATTGGCAGCTTCGGTAGCCCATGAGGTACGCAACCCGCTGCAGGTGACGCGAGGGTTCCTCCAGCTTACCCAGATGAATACGGATGACAAAGGTCGCGAGCATCTCCGAATGGCGCTCGAAGAGCTGGACCGTGCCGCCAATATCATTACAGATTTTCTTACTTTTGCCAAACCGCAGTTTGAAAAAACAGAGACGCTCAACCTGTATGAGGAGTTCCAGCATATCGAGAATATTATGCGGCCGCTGGCCAGCCTGCAGGGCAGTGTACTGCAGATTCAGGTACCGCAGCATCTGCAGATCCGGGGAAATTCGTCCAAGTTCAAGCAGGCCTGCATCAATATTATCAAGAACAGCATTGAAGCAGTACACAAGGAAGGCTATGTTCGGGTATGGACAATCGAACATGAGAACCATATCGAGCTGCATATCAAGGATAATGGCTCGGGGATGACCGAAGAAGAACTGGCACGATTGGGAGAACCTTATTTCTCCAACAAGACCAAAGGAACCGGACTTGGTCTGATGGTCACTTTCCGTATTATAGAAGCCATGGACGGCAGTCTGGAATTTTGCAGTAAAAAAGGTGAAGGCACTGAAGCCATTCTGACATTTCCGATCGCGGCGCGCAGCTAA
- a CDS encoding carbohydrate ABC transporter permease yields the protein MIVKNSPFDRFLLVLNGLFLGLGVLIVVIPFGYIIAASFMDPTVLLNRGFSFQPADWSLEGYRKILGNEAMIRGFFNSILYATGFAVVTVLISICAGYALAEDTLVGRKWFMTLFIITLFFGGGLIPTYLLVRQLDLLNTPWALIIPGAVNVWNIILARTFFKGISKELKEAANVDGASEWTIFTRIVIPLSKPIMFVLALYAFVGQWNSYFDAMIYLDDPNLFPLQLVLRSILIQNQAAPGMIGDQQAMAELKKLSEMIKYSSIVISSLPLIVMYPFFQKYFEKGVMVGSLK from the coding sequence ATGATTGTCAAAAATTCTCCGTTTGATCGTTTTCTGCTTGTACTGAACGGGCTGTTTCTCGGATTGGGTGTACTGATCGTTGTGATTCCGTTTGGTTATATTATCGCAGCTTCCTTTATGGACCCGACCGTGCTGCTGAATCGTGGATTTTCTTTTCAACCAGCCGACTGGAGTCTGGAAGGATATCGTAAAATTCTGGGCAATGAAGCGATGATTCGCGGATTTTTCAATTCGATACTGTATGCGACAGGATTTGCTGTTGTGACAGTGCTGATCTCCATTTGCGCCGGATATGCGCTGGCCGAAGATACGCTTGTCGGCCGCAAATGGTTTATGACCCTGTTTATTATTACGCTGTTTTTTGGTGGTGGATTGATTCCAACCTATCTGTTGGTTCGTCAGCTGGATCTGCTGAATACGCCATGGGCACTCATTATTCCGGGAGCAGTGAATGTATGGAACATTATTCTGGCACGTACATTTTTCAAAGGCATTTCCAAAGAACTTAAAGAAGCAGCCAATGTGGACGGCGCTTCGGAATGGACCATCTTCACACGTATCGTGATTCCACTCTCCAAACCGATTATGTTTGTGCTCGCGCTATACGCGTTTGTCGGGCAGTGGAATTCTTATTTTGATGCAATGATCTATCTGGATGATCCCAATCTGTTCCCGCTGCAGCTCGTTCTGCGCTCTATTCTGATACAGAATCAGGCGGCACCAGGCATGATCGGTGACCAGCAGGCTATGGCCGAACTGAAAAAGCTGTCCGAGATGATCAAATACTCTTCGATCGTCATCTCCAGCCTGCCGCTGATCGTAATGTATCCTTTCTTCCAGAAATATTTTGAAAAAGGCGTTATGGTCGGTTCACTCAAATGA
- a CDS encoding ABC transporter substrate-binding protein: MRKVNGNSKVRKAAVASALSVILLAATGCGDGGNEPQKTADGKPILHIMTSSSPLAPANPNDKLVLQRLEKQTGVHVEWKSYTSDVFAEKRNLAIASGDLPDAIFAAEYSDYDLLKLAKDGAIVPLEDLIDQHMPNFKKVLKERPEYRTMITAPDGHIYSFPWIEELGTDKERIQSVDDMPWINVKWLKKLGLSMPKTTDELKQVLTAFKTEDPNGNGKADEIPLSFIDKPGGENLTFLFASFGLGENPDHTVVTDDGKVLFTGDQDGYREAVNYVHDLYSQGLIDIESFQQDWNTYLAKGKDQRYGLYFTWDKANITGMNDDYDLMPPLAGPDGQVNVTRNNAMGFFRGSMVVTSSNQQLEQTAKWVDQMYDPLQSVQNNWGTYGDPNQQNIFTYDESKKMLKHLPLEGSAPVEVRQKTSIGGPLAVLSDYFGKYTTMPDDAKWRMDLMKKVLVPHMKAEHTYPNVFFSIEELDRLSTIEADLFPYMLRKRTEWYQNGQADQEWAAYLQELDRLGLQEWLKIRQDGYDRSKQQIAEHTTGG, from the coding sequence ATGCGCAAAGTAAACGGTAATTCCAAAGTACGCAAAGCGGCTGTCGCATCTGCTCTGTCAGTTATCCTGCTGGCAGCCACAGGCTGTGGAGACGGAGGCAATGAACCGCAAAAAACAGCAGACGGCAAACCGATTCTGCATATCATGACATCCAGTTCTCCGCTGGCTCCAGCCAATCCCAATGACAAGCTGGTGCTGCAAAGGCTGGAAAAGCAAACCGGCGTTCATGTGGAATGGAAAAGCTATACCAGTGATGTATTCGCAGAAAAGCGCAATCTTGCTATTGCCAGCGGTGATCTGCCGGATGCGATTTTTGCAGCGGAATACAGTGATTACGATTTGCTCAAGCTCGCCAAGGACGGAGCGATTGTACCACTGGAAGACCTGATCGACCAGCATATGCCCAATTTCAAAAAAGTGCTTAAGGAGCGGCCGGAATACCGCACGATGATTACTGCGCCGGATGGACATATTTATTCTTTTCCCTGGATTGAAGAGCTGGGTACAGACAAGGAACGTATTCAATCGGTCGATGATATGCCTTGGATCAATGTGAAATGGCTGAAAAAGCTCGGACTGTCCATGCCAAAGACGACCGATGAACTGAAGCAGGTACTGACCGCTTTCAAGACCGAAGACCCGAATGGCAACGGCAAAGCCGACGAGATTCCGCTGTCCTTTATCGACAAGCCTGGTGGCGAGAATCTGACTTTCTTGTTTGCGTCTTTTGGATTGGGGGAGAATCCTGACCATACGGTGGTGACGGATGATGGCAAAGTGCTGTTTACCGGCGATCAGGATGGTTACCGGGAAGCAGTCAACTATGTGCATGATCTGTACAGCCAAGGACTGATCGATATTGAATCTTTCCAGCAGGATTGGAATACGTATCTGGCCAAAGGCAAAGATCAGCGCTATGGACTGTACTTTACCTGGGACAAAGCTAATATTACCGGCATGAACGACGACTATGATCTGATGCCGCCGCTGGCCGGCCCGGATGGACAAGTGAATGTGACCCGCAATAATGCGATGGGCTTTTTCCGGGGGAGTATGGTCGTGACGAGCAGCAACCAGCAGCTGGAGCAGACCGCCAAATGGGTCGATCAGATGTATGATCCACTGCAGTCGGTGCAGAATAACTGGGGAACCTACGGCGACCCGAACCAGCAGAATATTTTCACATACGATGAATCGAAAAAAATGCTGAAGCATCTGCCACTGGAAGGATCGGCGCCGGTAGAGGTACGCCAGAAAACCAGTATTGGCGGCCCGCTGGCTGTTCTGAGCGATTATTTTGGCAAATATACGACGATGCCCGATGATGCCAAATGGCGGATGGATCTGATGAAAAAAGTACTGGTACCGCATATGAAGGCAGAGCATACGTATCCGAATGTATTTTTCAGTATCGAGGAACTGGATCGTCTGTCGACAATCGAAGCGGATCTGTTCCCGTATATGCTGCGCAAGCGCACAGAATGGTATCAGAATGGACAGGCGGATCAGGAATGGGCTGCCTATCTACAGGAGCTGGACCGGCTCGGTCTGCAGGAATGGCTGAAAATCAGGCAGGATGGTTATGACCGCAGCAAGCAGCAGATCGCCGAACACACGACAGGAGGTTAA
- a CDS encoding LacI family DNA-binding transcriptional regulator — translation MTKEKVTIQHIADALGISRNTASKALNGNEGIPDETRSKVIRKAIELKYKQFAYMESDGLIPRKTGNIALLTTNMPDSSHFGSPVISGLEKRISAEGYNLSIHIVREDERDALRLPNNFDVSAVDGIVCIELFDREYSELLTGLQIPVIFVDCAFDIDFSSFQADILLMENEHSVYQLTRSLLGNGYDRIGFVGDYRHCKSFGERWMGYNRALLEAGVPMSSSFSILDEDRFFLFETDWMEDRLKQLDELPDAFVCANDFIAIRLMKALKSSGLSIPDDIGVTGFDNASASRIVEPHLTTVHIYSSEMGVKAAEMLLSRIRYPEQPYQVVHVQTRPMLRESANHATAASMLHA, via the coding sequence ATGACCAAAGAAAAAGTGACGATTCAGCATATTGCCGATGCCCTGGGCATTTCGCGCAATACCGCTTCCAAAGCGCTGAACGGAAATGAAGGCATCCCGGATGAAACCCGCAGCAAAGTCATTCGCAAAGCCATTGAGCTGAAATACAAGCAGTTCGCCTATATGGAAAGTGATGGATTGATCCCCCGCAAAACCGGCAATATCGCCCTGCTCACCACCAATATGCCGGACAGCTCGCACTTTGGCTCGCCGGTCATCAGCGGACTGGAGAAGCGTATCAGTGCGGAGGGCTATAATCTGTCCATTCATATTGTCCGCGAAGATGAGCGGGATGCCTTGCGGCTGCCTAATAATTTCGATGTGTCGGCGGTGGACGGTATTGTATGTATCGAATTGTTTGACCGGGAATACAGCGAGCTGCTGACCGGCCTTCAGATCCCGGTTATCTTTGTCGACTGTGCTTTTGATATCGACTTTTCCAGTTTCCAGGCGGATATTCTGCTGATGGAAAATGAACACAGTGTTTACCAGCTGACCCGCAGCCTGCTAGGTAACGGGTATGATCGCATTGGCTTTGTCGGCGATTACCGGCACTGCAAAAGCTTTGGTGAACGCTGGATGGGCTATAATCGTGCGCTGCTGGAAGCAGGTGTACCTATGTCTTCTTCGTTCTCTATCCTCGATGAAGACCGTTTTTTCCTGTTTGAGACCGACTGGATGGAAGATCGCCTGAAGCAGCTGGATGAACTACCGGATGCTTTTGTATGCGCCAATGATTTTATCGCTATCCGCCTAATGAAAGCGCTCAAATCAAGCGGACTATCTATTCCGGATGATATTGGAGTGACCGGATTCGATAATGCTTCCGCATCTCGAATTGTGGAGCCCCATCTGACTACCGTGCATATTTATAGCAGCGAAATGGGTGTCAAAGCTGCCGAAATGCTGCTGTCCCGGATTCGCTATCCGGAGCAGCCTTATCAGGTCGTTCACGTACAGACGCGGCCCATGCTGCGTGAATCGGCGAACCATGCCACTGCGGCTTCCATGCTGCACGCATAA
- a CDS encoding ABC transporter substrate-binding protein — MWKFRKLISALMVAVIVLSLAACGGSKSGAGDDKSQFVTVTFVALGDKPKNGQFEKVMEKVNTIMKQKINAEVKWKWVEWADWQTKYNLLLASGEPVDLITIGTDWLDTWSNAQRGAFMPLDDLLPKYAPVTWKSIPAEDWNQSKYNGKIVLIPENDYTQWINHGFFYRGDWAKQAGITEPIKDWDTIGKYLQWIKDNKPGVIPWDAQSSTSTFGGWVQSHTPYLELPMSTGYLPVFNTKSYDDRYTVVSPIFEDTFLNFATTMKEWADKGYWREDVLNNKNDTRVALQAGQTGMDQHHTQTFSGLRVQMDKKQPGSELQMFPFSRQSGNLLEMPITHGGVSIGAHSKNPERALMAYDLIRNDKEIYQLINYGMEGVQYDIKDGKRVLPANYNETNDAFYSDFWAGRMDEHEIPSDTTWDKIDTLYSEYDKIKKPYPYGQFVFDKTAVESELTAISQVTAEMGPAITYGKAGDPAQAVQDFRDKLKVAGYDKVMAELQRQLDAYKAQQESAGTK, encoded by the coding sequence ATGTGGAAATTCCGTAAGCTGATCTCGGCACTGATGGTGGCTGTTATCGTTCTGTCACTCGCTGCCTGCGGCGGCAGCAAATCCGGCGCTGGAGACGACAAATCGCAGTTTGTAACTGTCACATTTGTCGCGCTGGGCGACAAACCGAAGAATGGGCAGTTTGAGAAAGTGATGGAAAAAGTCAATACGATCATGAAGCAGAAGATCAATGCCGAAGTAAAATGGAAATGGGTAGAATGGGCCGACTGGCAGACCAAATACAATCTGCTGCTCGCTTCCGGTGAACCGGTTGATCTGATTACGATCGGTACCGACTGGCTGGATACCTGGTCCAATGCGCAGCGCGGCGCTTTTATGCCGCTGGATGATCTGCTGCCCAAGTACGCTCCGGTCACCTGGAAATCGATTCCTGCCGAAGATTGGAATCAAAGCAAATATAACGGCAAAATCGTGCTGATTCCCGAAAATGATTATACCCAGTGGATTAACCACGGCTTCTTCTATCGTGGCGACTGGGCGAAACAGGCCGGTATCACCGAGCCGATCAAGGATTGGGATACGATTGGCAAGTATCTGCAGTGGATCAAAGATAACAAACCTGGCGTTATTCCATGGGATGCGCAGTCCAGTACCAGCACTTTTGGAGGCTGGGTCCAGTCGCATACGCCATATCTGGAACTGCCAATGTCGACAGGTTATCTGCCGGTGTTCAATACCAAATCCTATGACGACCGATATACGGTAGTCAGTCCGATCTTCGAAGATACATTCCTGAATTTTGCCACTACGATGAAAGAGTGGGCGGACAAAGGCTACTGGCGTGAGGATGTACTGAACAACAAAAATGATACCCGTGTCGCTCTGCAGGCGGGTCAGACCGGTATGGATCAGCATCATACACAGACCTTCTCCGGTCTGCGTGTACAAATGGATAAAAAACAGCCGGGTTCGGAACTGCAAATGTTCCCGTTCTCCCGTCAAAGCGGCAATCTGCTGGAAATGCCGATTACCCATGGCGGTGTATCCATTGGTGCCCATAGCAAAAATCCGGAACGTGCCCTGATGGCCTATGACCTGATCCGCAATGACAAAGAAATCTACCAGCTGATCAACTATGGAATGGAAGGCGTACAGTACGATATCAAGGACGGCAAGCGTGTGCTGCCAGCCAATTATAACGAGACCAATGATGCGTTCTACTCCGACTTCTGGGCAGGCCGAATGGATGAACACGAGATTCCAAGCGATACCACCTGGGACAAAATCGATACCCTGTACAGCGAATACGACAAAATCAAAAAGCCGTATCCATATGGACAATTCGTATTTGACAAAACAGCTGTCGAATCGGAACTGACTGCCATTTCACAGGTGACTGCAGAAATGGGACCAGCGATTACTTATGGCAAAGCCGGCGATCCGGCGCAGGCTGTGCAGGATTTCCGCGATAAGCTGAAAGTAGCCGGTTATGACAAAGTGATGGCAGAGCTGCAGCGTCAGCTGGATGCCTATAAAGCGCAGCAGGAGTCTGCAGGTACCAAATAA
- a CDS encoding carbohydrate ABC transporter permease: MDINSKMDLIGSTPPRPARIRQDKSEIIVRWAGYIFISLFAISCLLPFLLILGTSFTSESAVKQHGFNIWPHEFSTFAYQIVFENPKLIIGSYLVTMGITVVGTIVGLFIVAMTGYALQRPDFSYRNRISFFIYFTTLFSGGLVPFYLLITQYLELKDNYLAVLLPGLLTPFLIIMMKSFVRSIPHAITESAKIDGAGDFTIFLRLILPMSTPALATIGLFIALGYWNEWYHAMLFLSPDMDYRPLQLFLYNVVTSADFIRNSAASSNVAMSDVPLETMKMATAVVATGPVILFYPFVQRYFIKGITVGAVKG, encoded by the coding sequence ATGGATATCAACAGCAAAATGGATCTGATTGGCAGTACTCCTCCGCGGCCTGCACGTATTCGCCAGGATAAGAGTGAAATTATTGTACGCTGGGCCGGATATATTTTTATCAGCCTGTTTGCCATTTCCTGTCTGCTGCCGTTTCTGCTTATTCTGGGCACGTCTTTTACGAGCGAGAGCGCGGTCAAGCAGCATGGATTCAATATCTGGCCGCATGAATTCAGTACATTCGCCTACCAGATCGTATTCGAGAATCCCAAGCTGATTATCGGATCGTATCTGGTCACAATGGGCATTACCGTTGTCGGTACGATTGTCGGCCTGTTTATCGTGGCGATGACCGGATATGCACTGCAGCGTCCGGATTTCTCTTACCGGAATCGTATTTCCTTTTTTATTTACTTTACGACTCTGTTTTCCGGCGGACTGGTGCCGTTCTATCTGCTGATCACCCAGTACCTGGAGCTCAAGGATAATTATCTGGCGGTACTGCTGCCGGGGCTGCTCACACCTTTTCTGATTATTATGATGAAAAGCTTTGTTCGCTCGATTCCGCATGCGATTACCGAATCCGCCAAAATTGACGGAGCCGGCGACTTTACTATTTTCCTGCGGCTGATTCTGCCCATGTCCACACCGGCGCTGGCAACGATCGGGCTGTTTATCGCCCTCGGCTACTGGAACGAGTGGTATCATGCGATGCTGTTTTTGTCGCCGGATATGGATTATCGTCCGCTGCAGCTGTTCCTCTACAATGTGGTCACCAGCGCCGACTTCATCCGCAATTCGGCAGCGTCCTCCAATGTGGCAATGAGCGATGTACCGCTGGAGACGATGAAGATGGCAACAGCAGTCGTCGCTACCGGACCGGTGATTTTATTTTATCCGTTCGTTCAACGCTATTTTATCAAAGGGATTACAGTCGGCGCGGTCAAAGGCTGA